The following DNA comes from Cucumis sativus cultivar 9930 chromosome 7, Cucumber_9930_V3, whole genome shotgun sequence.
ttaaaaattaaaaaacgtGAAACATCTTTCTcgccctttttcttttacctttctcttgctttttttttcaaacttttggaATTTCTTAGAATTTTGTATCCATGGTTGAACAAACCtcttttcttgttgtttttattattattattattattgttataccTGTTAGTTTTTTATGTCTACAATTTTTAGTTAAGATTAGATTAAAGAGATTGTGTacagatgaagaaaaaaaattatatattgttcatCACTACCAccaaggaaaagagaaaataaaaaaataattgaataataattagggtaatgtaaaatatgttttacaTTTATCACGTAACAATTTATAGTCGTTTGGATGAtatacaacaaataaataagtgGATGACAAAAATGGAAGAACTAATATATGTTATAGGAGAAAAAGATCACTTAAAAACAGACACGTTCAATATGGTGGttgaaagtaattaaaagaagaagaacagtAACATTTGATCAAAGTAAAGAGTCAATTCTAGCAGGCATTCTCCTAAGAAAGTTTTGAGGGAAAGAAGGTAAAGTGATCCTAAATATTGGGTGTCTCATTGCATAAAGACCCATTAAAAGGATAAGAACATTGAAAGGAATTACATACATTCCCACAGCTGCAACAAGGCAAAACATCATAAAAAGTGCAGTTGCTCTTGGATCCCTCCAACTTAGAACCCCTTCAATCCTCTCCCCTTGTGTTGCTAAATCCCCCATCAACACTTGCATTCTCCCCCCGATATATCGAAGCTTGTCGTATCGTCTTCTCAATGCTCCTCCATTCGCTCTACTCGGGAATGTGTCAAATTCCTCTTCTAAGTCATCAGGTGTCACCGCATAAGCGTACGAAAGCTCAGTATCCATGTGTGGTGGATGCCTCGGCCTATAACGGTACCGCCACACACCCATCAAGAAACCGTAAAAAAAGATAGTGGGAAAGATTAGTTTAGGAAAGAACACAACGAGTATAAACATTATGTGAACTGCAACGGTTAAGGTAGGATTTGTCCAACTTTGTACGCAACCAAACcatttgcaaaacaaaaccaaccaCTTGAAAAGCGCTGCAATTCGGTTGAAGTTGGCTTTGGATTTTCTTATGCTCCATAAGTGTGAGTCTGCATCCAATATGTAGTAGATGACCTCCCTCCTTAGCTTTGGCTCAGCACGTGTTAGTCGGTCTGAAAGAATGTTGAAGCATTGATCTCTCAAGTGCTCTATTTGGTAAATGGACAAAGGGAGAGTGTAATGCATTTCAGGTAGCATAGGTTGAGCATAAGTTTGCAACATGTTGATAAAAGATAAGCAAGAAAACCTCACTGCCAATTGAATCTCACCCATCTTCTTCACACCACAAGCTTGCAATGCCACAAGAGGGTAAGAATGTGTGTAAACTCGATTGGTCTCGAGTGTGGACAATCGAATCCGAACCTTCCCAATGCGACTATCCTTTCCTATATCCCCTCCTTGGAGATAACCATTATCAAACACTCCAATAGTTAAAACAGTACACGGATCATAAACCTCAAAAATGTATTGCTCATTCCATTTGGGAGCAGAAGTATTAGTAATTGTTCTAGTCCTCACCCATTTCGGCCCGTATTTTGCTACGCAAAATGCGTCAGTTTGATTCTCTCTTTGTTTCATTGGCGACAACCCCGAAGCACTCAGGATACCTAACTCCAAAACACCAATGCACTTCGGCCATAACAACTTCGACGTTGCTCGAAGATCACTCGCATATTGAATCTGCTCATGAAGAACATGATACCCTCCATCTAAAGAGACTCTCAAATGCAACTTGCTTGCAAACTTCACTTCCTTTGCTTCGTCCCCTGCCTTGAATCCATTGGGCCTCTCTAGATTGTACCATCTGTTCTCAACAGATGAACTATCATTTCTCACTTCAATTTTCTCTAGAGGAATATAACAAACACCTAGAACATCAATTTGATTAGGGCCAATCTTATCAACCACACGAAGCTCTAAATTCTTCTCAAATGGCTCTGCTGCAACAAGCAACATGTCTTGATTCCATACTGGATTCAAATTCTTACTCTCTGATATTCTGCTTATCATTTGTATAATCCCAAGTCTTGCTTCAATCAAAACCTCTGGCTTTCTGTTCTTGTCATTGATTACTAAATCTTGAGCTTCAATTATGTTCACTCTCAAGTACCACAACCTTGGTGATTGGTAAACTTTCGATTGTGTGTTGATGACACCGTCGCCACTGACCGATGCTGCATCAGAATGCCACGCTATTGAGTAATGGTTGTCGGCTTGAGTCCCCATCCAAACAGAGAGCATCAACTCACCCCTGACTCGACTGCCATTGCTGTTTCGATTTTCGAGTTTATACCATTGCGAAGCCAACTGACTGTCGGGTGGTATCCTCAATGGAACGTCGGCAATGCTCATAACAATGCTGCCGATCTCTGCATTGGCCCCTGACTTATTAAACAAAGAGATTTCAACGTCAGTTGTCTGAATTCGATCTTTCACAAAGGCAAAAACAGTACCCCATTCTGGATTTGGTGTTTTCTCAAAAGCTTTCGTGGTCCCTCTGTAGTTTCCAAGCTTGATTTCAACATAAGGGTCACAAGTTTCCGTTAAATCTCTTGCTCTTTCGACTTTGACGTAAAGAAACAACATTTGTTCGACAAGATCAAAAGCAGTACTAATGCCAACAGATGATTTTCCCCCATTAATGTTGGGGGAGGTCTCTTTGAGAGCGAAATCTTCATGTTTCTTATGTGGGTTTGGTTTATTCTTGTTCTCCATAAATCACAACGACCTGCAAACACAAGGA
Coding sequences within:
- the LOC101209173 gene encoding FT-interacting protein 7; amino-acid sequence: MENKNKPNPHKKHEDFALKETSPNINGGKSSVGISTAFDLVEQMLFLYVKVERARDLTETCDPYVEIKLGNYRGTTKAFEKTPNPEWGTVFAFVKDRIQTTDVEISLFNKSGANAEIGSIVMSIADVPLRIPPDSQLASQWYKLENRNSNGSRVRGELMLSVWMGTQADNHYSIAWHSDAASVSGDGVINTQSKVYQSPRLWYLRVNIIEAQDLVINDKNRKPEVLIEARLGIIQMISRISESKNLNPVWNQDMLLVAAEPFEKNLELRVVDKIGPNQIDVLGVCYIPLEKIEVRNDSSSVENRWYNLERPNGFKAGDEAKEVKFASKLHLRVSLDGGYHVLHEQIQYASDLRATSKLLWPKCIGVLELGILSASGLSPMKQRENQTDAFCVAKYGPKWVRTRTITNTSAPKWNEQYIFEVYDPCTVLTIGVFDNGYLQGGDIGKDSRIGKVRIRLSTLETNRVYTHSYPLVALQACGVKKMGEIQLAVRFSCLSFINMLQTYAQPMLPEMHYTLPLSIYQIEHLRDQCFNILSDRLTRAEPKLRREVIYYILDADSHLWSIRKSKANFNRIAALFKWLVLFCKWFGCVQSWTNPTLTVAVHIMFILVVFFPKLIFPTIFFYGFLMGVWRYRYRPRHPPHMDTELSYAYAVTPDDLEEEFDTFPSRANGGALRRRYDKLRYIGGRMQVLMGDLATQGERIEGVLSWRDPRATALFMMFCLVAAVGMYVIPFNVLILLMGLYAMRHPIFRITLPSFPQNFLRRMPARIDSLL